One genomic segment of Mangifera indica cultivar Alphonso chromosome 6, CATAS_Mindica_2.1, whole genome shotgun sequence includes these proteins:
- the LOC123219143 gene encoding phosphatase IMPL1, chloroplastic-like isoform X1: MGRSLISFSNIPLKFSYIPRSFPPLNHSNQCLFLKPSNNFSSVYKKVSTLSTKLGRKVSTTAVLSETSYQKDYPKIGAKSTGPIPPSQLIQVVETAAKTGSEVVMDAVNRPRNITYKGLTDLVTDTDKNSEAAILEVVKKNFGEHLILGEEGGIIGDTTSDYLWCIDPLEAVIIYHFFASTDVLQQFLTLGVMARVNQMDGTTNFAHGYPSFAVSVGVLFQGNPAAAAVVEFVGGPMCWNTRLFSATAGGGSFCNGQKIYVSQTDQVERSLLVTGFGYEHDDAWATNIELFKEFTDVSRGVRRLGAAAVDMCHVALGIVESYWEYRLKPWDMAAGVLIVEEAGGAVTRMDGGKFCVFDRSVLVSNGVLHARV, from the exons ATGGGAAGGTCTCTAATTTCCTTCTCAAACATTCCTCTGAAATTTTCTTACATACCCAGATCATTTCCACCTCTCAATCACTCAAACCAGTGCCTATTTCTCAAACCCAGTAACAATTTCTCATCTGTGTATAAAAAAGTTTCGACTTTGAGTACAAAACTGGGGAGAAAAGTTTCTACAACGGCTGTGTTGTCTGAGACTTCTTATCAGAAAGACTACCCTAAAATTGGTGCTAAATCCACCGGACCTATTCCTCCTAGCCAGCTCATTCAAGTTGTTGAGACTGCTGCTAAAACTGGTTCTGAG GTTGTGATGGATGCTGTGAATAGGCCTcgtaatattacatataaaggGCTCACTGACTTGGTGACTGA CACAGATAAAAATAGTGAGGCGGCTATATTAGAAGTTGTGAAAAAGAATTTTGGAGAACACCTCATTCTTGGAGAAGAGGGTGGAATCATCGGAGACACAACATCTGATTATCTCTGGTGTATTGATCCTTTAG AAGCTGTTATAATTTACCACTTCTTTGCAAGTACCGATGTACTGCAGCAATTCTTGACCCTAGGGGTAATGGCTCGGGTCAACCAAATGG ATGGAACAACAAACTTTGCACATGGTTATCCTAGCTTTGCTGTTTCTGTTGGAGTTCTATTTCAAGGAAAtcctgctgctgctgctgtg GTAGAGTTTGTGGGTGGCCCTATGTGTTGGAATACCCGTCTATTTTCTGCAACTGCTG GTGGAGGATCATTCTGTAATGGTCAAAAAATTTACGTCAGTCAAACCGATCAG GTGGAGCGGTCTCTTCTAGTGACTGGCTTTGGATATGAGCACGATGATGCATGGGCAACTAATATAGAATTATTCAAGGAATTTACTGATGTCAGCCGG GGTGTGAGAAGACTTGGAGCTGCTGCTGTGGACATGTGCCATGTAGCTCTTGGGATTGTAGAAAGCTATTGGGAATATCGTCTAAAGCCATGGGATATGGCTGCAGGTGTTTTg ATTGTTGAAGAGGCTGGCGGGGCAGTTACTCGCATGGATGGTGGAAAGTTTTGTGTGTTTGATAGATCTGTTTTGGTATCCAATGGTGTACTACATGctagggtttga
- the LOC123219143 gene encoding phosphatase IMPL1, chloroplastic-like isoform X2, whose product MGRSLISFSNIPLKFSYIPRSFPPLNHSNQCLFLKPSNNFSSVYKKVSTLSTKLGRKVSTTAVLSETSYQKDYPKIGAKSTGPIPPSQLIQVVETAAKTGSEVVMDAVNRPRNITYKGLTDLVTDTDKNSEAAILEVVKKNFGEHLILGEEGGIIGDTTSDYLWCIDPLEAVIIYHFFASTDVLQQFLTLGVMARVNQMDGTTNFAHGYPSFAVSVGVLFQGNPAAAAVVEFVGGPMCWNTRLFSATAGGGSFCNGQKIYVSQTDQVERSLLVTGFGYEHDDAWATNIELFKEFTDVSRGVRRLGAAAVDMCHVALGIVESYWEYRLKPWDMAAGVLEASIWESPSFRMAWRLCGG is encoded by the exons ATGGGAAGGTCTCTAATTTCCTTCTCAAACATTCCTCTGAAATTTTCTTACATACCCAGATCATTTCCACCTCTCAATCACTCAAACCAGTGCCTATTTCTCAAACCCAGTAACAATTTCTCATCTGTGTATAAAAAAGTTTCGACTTTGAGTACAAAACTGGGGAGAAAAGTTTCTACAACGGCTGTGTTGTCTGAGACTTCTTATCAGAAAGACTACCCTAAAATTGGTGCTAAATCCACCGGACCTATTCCTCCTAGCCAGCTCATTCAAGTTGTTGAGACTGCTGCTAAAACTGGTTCTGAG GTTGTGATGGATGCTGTGAATAGGCCTcgtaatattacatataaaggGCTCACTGACTTGGTGACTGA CACAGATAAAAATAGTGAGGCGGCTATATTAGAAGTTGTGAAAAAGAATTTTGGAGAACACCTCATTCTTGGAGAAGAGGGTGGAATCATCGGAGACACAACATCTGATTATCTCTGGTGTATTGATCCTTTAG AAGCTGTTATAATTTACCACTTCTTTGCAAGTACCGATGTACTGCAGCAATTCTTGACCCTAGGGGTAATGGCTCGGGTCAACCAAATGG ATGGAACAACAAACTTTGCACATGGTTATCCTAGCTTTGCTGTTTCTGTTGGAGTTCTATTTCAAGGAAAtcctgctgctgctgctgtg GTAGAGTTTGTGGGTGGCCCTATGTGTTGGAATACCCGTCTATTTTCTGCAACTGCTG GTGGAGGATCATTCTGTAATGGTCAAAAAATTTACGTCAGTCAAACCGATCAG GTGGAGCGGTCTCTTCTAGTGACTGGCTTTGGATATGAGCACGATGATGCATGGGCAACTAATATAGAATTATTCAAGGAATTTACTGATGTCAGCCGG GGTGTGAGAAGACTTGGAGCTGCTGCTGTGGACATGTGCCATGTAGCTCTTGGGATTGTAGAAAGCTATTGGGAATATCGTCTAAAGCCATGGGATATGGCTGCAGGTGTTTTg GAGGCGTCAATCTGGGAGTCTCCCTCTTTCAGAATGGCATGGAGGTTGTGTGGGGGCTGA
- the LOC123219143 gene encoding phosphatase IMPL1, chloroplastic-like isoform X3 — MGRSLISFSNIPLKFSYIPRSFPPLNHSNQCLFLKPSNNFSSVYKKVSTLSTKLGRKVSTTAVLSETSYQKDYPKIGAKSTGPIPPSQLIQVVETAAKTGSEVVMDAVNRPRNITYKGLTDLVTDTDKNSEAAILEVVKKNFGEHLILGEEGGIIGDTTSDYLWCIDPLDGTTNFAHGYPSFAVSVGVLFQGNPAAAAVVEFVGGPMCWNTRLFSATAGGGSFCNGQKIYVSQTDQVERSLLVTGFGYEHDDAWATNIELFKEFTDVSRGVRRLGAAAVDMCHVALGIVESYWEYRLKPWDMAAGVLIVEEAGGAVTRMDGGKFCVFDRSVLVSNGVLHARV, encoded by the exons ATGGGAAGGTCTCTAATTTCCTTCTCAAACATTCCTCTGAAATTTTCTTACATACCCAGATCATTTCCACCTCTCAATCACTCAAACCAGTGCCTATTTCTCAAACCCAGTAACAATTTCTCATCTGTGTATAAAAAAGTTTCGACTTTGAGTACAAAACTGGGGAGAAAAGTTTCTACAACGGCTGTGTTGTCTGAGACTTCTTATCAGAAAGACTACCCTAAAATTGGTGCTAAATCCACCGGACCTATTCCTCCTAGCCAGCTCATTCAAGTTGTTGAGACTGCTGCTAAAACTGGTTCTGAG GTTGTGATGGATGCTGTGAATAGGCCTcgtaatattacatataaaggGCTCACTGACTTGGTGACTGA CACAGATAAAAATAGTGAGGCGGCTATATTAGAAGTTGTGAAAAAGAATTTTGGAGAACACCTCATTCTTGGAGAAGAGGGTGGAATCATCGGAGACACAACATCTGATTATCTCTGGTGTATTGATCCTTTAG ATGGAACAACAAACTTTGCACATGGTTATCCTAGCTTTGCTGTTTCTGTTGGAGTTCTATTTCAAGGAAAtcctgctgctgctgctgtg GTAGAGTTTGTGGGTGGCCCTATGTGTTGGAATACCCGTCTATTTTCTGCAACTGCTG GTGGAGGATCATTCTGTAATGGTCAAAAAATTTACGTCAGTCAAACCGATCAG GTGGAGCGGTCTCTTCTAGTGACTGGCTTTGGATATGAGCACGATGATGCATGGGCAACTAATATAGAATTATTCAAGGAATTTACTGATGTCAGCCGG GGTGTGAGAAGACTTGGAGCTGCTGCTGTGGACATGTGCCATGTAGCTCTTGGGATTGTAGAAAGCTATTGGGAATATCGTCTAAAGCCATGGGATATGGCTGCAGGTGTTTTg ATTGTTGAAGAGGCTGGCGGGGCAGTTACTCGCATGGATGGTGGAAAGTTTTGTGTGTTTGATAGATCTGTTTTGGTATCCAATGGTGTACTACATGctagggtttga